In the genome of Nerophis lumbriciformis linkage group LG32, RoL_Nlum_v2.1, whole genome shotgun sequence, one region contains:
- the LOC133574467 gene encoding histone H2A-like, whose translation MSGRGKTGGKARVKAKTRSSRAGLQFPVGRVHRLLRKGNYGERIGAGAPVYLAAVLEYLTAEILELAGNAARDNKKTRIIPRHLQLAVRNDEELNKLLGGVTIAQGGVLPNIQAVLLPKKTEKAAKK comes from the coding sequence ATGTCTGGACGCGGCAAAACCGGCGGCAAGGCTAGAGTCAAGGCTAAGACCCGATCATCCCGGGCCGGGCTACAGTTCCCGGTGGGTCGTGTCCACAGGCTGCTCCGCAAAGGCAACTACGGCGAGCGTATCGGTGCCGGCGCTCCTGTCTACCTGGCGGCAGTGCTCGAGTACTTGACTGCTGAAATCTTGGAGTTAGCCGGCAACGCAGCTCGCGACAATAAGAAAACAAGGATCATCCCCCGCCATTTGCAGCTCGCCGTCCGCAACGACGAGGAGCTCAACAAACTCCTTGGCGGAGTGACTATTGCACAGGGCGGTGTCCTACCCAACATCCAGGCTGTCCTTCTGCCAAAGAAGACCGAG